From a region of the Arachis ipaensis cultivar K30076 chromosome B09, Araip1.1, whole genome shotgun sequence genome:
- the LOC107617700 gene encoding uncharacterized protein LOC107617700 isoform X1, with the protein MDRISVLPKTILHDILGRLPDKDAAKTSVLSKSWSETWFSFPVVAAWSKDFFNLPELPLSPEDPLWLSKLDIFIEYVSKRLRRLHDQGLAVKELKLCMEDTCASMLVSQSHHIDKWIQMASESGVEVLQLYLTRSNDKLYNLPLCLAEAKSLTKLVLNGGIRLDPAFLNHSLKFFSVRTLFFCGILVGDERVMEHFISHCPLVENLTLIFCLLYKPSSVGDPPGSRADYVKSLSLHGLQKLKQVEVQGIGEVYIDAQNIEKLFYNGAIVDTSFKLNLGSYKNLRWLSLWFVKRADMWLLEQLPKIPFLESLILNHCSLCERTNISGPQLKFLKLTNCSNLKEINIDAPNLLSCEYSGKDEPVISFREISNQLEVNAHILMTRQHVDRLRQFIQNIEPQEVLTSLSLFIFHPYSIIESLGTLPGSSSPPSIKHMQLCSVSHRQTQYFPVLSWLLSSCFPETISFSLDCNFNTRAFMVYFYEMLMCSKKGECHCYSRGPECWWHGLKVVKITHLEWTYANIEDLKAMLNALPLSDNSEEEFITFTLEL; encoded by the exons ATGGACCGAATATCTGTTCTGCCAAAAACTATACTTCATGACATCCTCGGAAGGTTGCCAGACAAAGATGCTGCTAAGACTAGTGTTTTGTCAAAGTCGTGGAGTGAAACATGGTTTTCATTTCCCGTCGTGGCTGCTTGGAGcaaggatttttttaatttgcCTGAATTACCATTATCTCCAGAAGATCCTCTTTGGCTTAGCAAATTAGATATATTCATTGAGTATGTGAGTAAAAGATTGAGGAGGCTCCATGACCAAGGCTTAGCGGTCAAAGAACTTAAGCTCTGTATGGAAGATACATGTGCTAGTATGCTTGTGTCCCAGTCCCACCATATTGATAAATGGATACAGATGGCAAGTGAAAGTGGTGTCGAAGTACTACAGCTTTACCTTACTCGTAGCAATGACAAATTATATAACCTTCCACTTTGTCTTGCTGAAGCCAAGTCACTCACTAAGTTGGTGTTGAATGGGGGAATCAGACTTGACCCAGCATTCTTAAACCATTCACTCAAGTTTTTCTCAGTGAGAACATTGTTTTTTTGTGGTATACTTGTTGGAGATGAAAGGGTTATGGAGCATTTCATTTCACATTGTCCTCTGGTTGAAAATTTAACTCTTATTTTTTGTCTTCTATATAAACCTTCAAGTGTAGGAGATCCACCCGGTTCTAGGGCCGACTATGTGAAATCGTTAAGCTTGCATGGTCTACAAAAGCTGAAGCAAGTTGAAGTTCAAGGAATAGGAGAGGTATATATTGATGCTCAGAATATTGAGAAGTTATTCTACAATGGTGCTATTGTGGATACATCTTTCAAGCTGAATTTAGGTAGTTACAAAAATTTGAGATGGTTGAGCTTATGGTTTGTGAAGAGAGCAGACATGTGGttacttgaacaattgcccaagaTCCCTTTCCTTGAGAGTTTGATATTGAACCATTGTTCTTTGTGTGAGAGGACTAATATTTCAGGTCCTCAACTCAAGTTCTTGAAGTTAACAAATTGCTCTAACTTGAAAGAGATCAATATTGATGCTCCAAATTTATTATCATGCGAGTATAGTGGAAAGGACGAACCTGTTATATCTTTTCGCGAAATTTCTAATCAACTGGAAGTCAATGCTCATATACTCATGACTCGTCAGCATGTTGATAGATTGAGGCAATTTATCCAAAACATTGAACCCCAAGAGGTTTTGACGTCTCTGTCCCTTTTTATCTTCCATCCATATTCA ATTATAGAAAGCCTAGGTACATTGCCAGGTTCATCATCTCCACCAAGTATTAAACACATGCAATTATGTTCTGTTTCGCATAGGCAAACTCAGTATTTTCCCGTTTTGAGTTGGTTGCTTTCAAGTTGCTTCCCGGAAACTATTTCATTCAGCTTGGATTGCAATTTTAATACGAGGGCATTCATGGTG TATTTCTATGAGATGCTGATGTGCAGCAAGAAGGGCGAGTGCCATTGCTATTCAAGGGGTCCTGAGTGTTGGTGGCATGGCTTGAAAGTTGTCAAGATCACACATTTAGAATGGACTTACGCAAATATTGAAGATCTCAAGGCCATGTTAAATGCATTGCCCCTATCTGATAATTCCGAGGAAGAATTTATCACTTTTACCTTAGAGTTGTAA
- the LOC107617700 gene encoding F-box/FBD/LRR-repeat protein At2g26030 isoform X2 — protein MDRISVLPKTILHDILGRLPDKDAAKTSVLSKSWSETWFSFPVVAAWSKDFFNLPELPLSPEDPLWLSKLDIFIEYVSKRLRRLHDQGLAVKELKLCMEDTCASMLVSQSHHIDKWIQMASESGVEVLQLYLTRSNDKLYNLPLCLAEAKSLTKLVLNGGIRLDPAFLNHSLKFFSVRTLFFCGILVGDERVMEHFISHCPLVENLTLIFCLLYKPSSVGDPPGSRADYVKSLSLHGLQKLKQVEVQGIGEVYIDAQNIEKLFYNGAIVDTSFKLNLGSYKNLRWLSLWFVKRADMWLLEQLPKIPFLESLILNHCSLCERTNISGPQLKFLKLTNCSNLKEINIDAPNLLSCEYSGKDEPVISFREISNQLEVNAHILMTRQHVDRLRQFIQNIEPQEVLTSLSLFIFHPYSANSVFSRFELVAFKLLPGNYFIQLGLQF, from the exons ATGGACCGAATATCTGTTCTGCCAAAAACTATACTTCATGACATCCTCGGAAGGTTGCCAGACAAAGATGCTGCTAAGACTAGTGTTTTGTCAAAGTCGTGGAGTGAAACATGGTTTTCATTTCCCGTCGTGGCTGCTTGGAGcaaggatttttttaatttgcCTGAATTACCATTATCTCCAGAAGATCCTCTTTGGCTTAGCAAATTAGATATATTCATTGAGTATGTGAGTAAAAGATTGAGGAGGCTCCATGACCAAGGCTTAGCGGTCAAAGAACTTAAGCTCTGTATGGAAGATACATGTGCTAGTATGCTTGTGTCCCAGTCCCACCATATTGATAAATGGATACAGATGGCAAGTGAAAGTGGTGTCGAAGTACTACAGCTTTACCTTACTCGTAGCAATGACAAATTATATAACCTTCCACTTTGTCTTGCTGAAGCCAAGTCACTCACTAAGTTGGTGTTGAATGGGGGAATCAGACTTGACCCAGCATTCTTAAACCATTCACTCAAGTTTTTCTCAGTGAGAACATTGTTTTTTTGTGGTATACTTGTTGGAGATGAAAGGGTTATGGAGCATTTCATTTCACATTGTCCTCTGGTTGAAAATTTAACTCTTATTTTTTGTCTTCTATATAAACCTTCAAGTGTAGGAGATCCACCCGGTTCTAGGGCCGACTATGTGAAATCGTTAAGCTTGCATGGTCTACAAAAGCTGAAGCAAGTTGAAGTTCAAGGAATAGGAGAGGTATATATTGATGCTCAGAATATTGAGAAGTTATTCTACAATGGTGCTATTGTGGATACATCTTTCAAGCTGAATTTAGGTAGTTACAAAAATTTGAGATGGTTGAGCTTATGGTTTGTGAAGAGAGCAGACATGTGGttacttgaacaattgcccaagaTCCCTTTCCTTGAGAGTTTGATATTGAACCATTGTTCTTTGTGTGAGAGGACTAATATTTCAGGTCCTCAACTCAAGTTCTTGAAGTTAACAAATTGCTCTAACTTGAAAGAGATCAATATTGATGCTCCAAATTTATTATCATGCGAGTATAGTGGAAAGGACGAACCTGTTATATCTTTTCGCGAAATTTCTAATCAACTGGAAGTCAATGCTCATATACTCATGACTCGTCAGCATGTTGATAGATTGAGGCAATTTATCCAAAACATTGAACCCCAAGAGGTTTTGACGTCTCTGTCCCTTTTTATCTTCCATCCATATTCA GCAAACTCAGTATTTTCCCGTTTTGAGTTGGTTGCTTTCAAGTTGCTTCCCGGAAACTATTTCATTCAGCTTGGATTGCAATTTTAA